A genomic stretch from Triplophysa dalaica isolate WHDGS20190420 chromosome 4, ASM1584641v1, whole genome shotgun sequence includes:
- the wbp1 gene encoding WW domain-binding protein 1, with amino-acid sequence MPRRILGSFVGLLCAGTRLVECKDYCFGVNNEQYRCEMGYCCGETECCTYYYELWWFWLVWTLIIMLSCCCAYRHRRVKMRLQQEQRQREISLMAYQGASSSFISPPPPLNLRFWTDCKLPDYEEVVGHPPTPPPPYSEVPSEPQPPINQPVAAVVLEPPAEVSDRPAFDWTDQEEPNTRRRHVTGDSGIEVCVCQLDADEGLGPEEVRLCQGATGGCCSERQVDANKDLTEPNGSAERLV; translated from the exons TGTAAAGATTATTGTTTTGGAGTGAATAATGAGCAGTACAGATGTGAGATGGGTTACTGCTGCGGGGAGACTGAATGCTGCACTTATTATTATGAGCTCTGGT ggtTCTGGTTGGTGTGGACTCTCATCATCATGTTGAGCTGTTGTTGCGCATACAGACATCGGCGTGTGAAGATGCGTCTGCAGCAGGAGCAGCGTCAGAGGGAGATCAGTCTCATGGCATATCAGGGCGCCTCCAGctccttcatatctcctcctcctcctcttaacctgc GGTTCTGGACCGATTGCAAGCTGCCCGACTATGAGGAGGTGGTCGGTCACCCCCCAACGCCCCCGCCGCCCTATTCAGAGGTGCCCTCAGAACCCCAGCCACCTATCAACCAACCAGTGGCCGCCGTGGTCCTGGAGCCCCCCGCGGAGGTGTCTGACAGACCGGCCTTCGATTGGACTGATCAGGAGGAGCCAAACACACGGCGCAGACACGTGACGGGGGACTCGGGTATcgaggtgtgtgtgtgccagcTGGACGCAGACGAGGGTTTGGGGCCGGAGGAGGTCCGGCTGTGTCAGGGGGCGACAGGCGGATGCTGCTCTGAGCGTCAGGTCGATGCCAACAAGGATCTGACGGAACCCAACGGCAGTGCCGAGCGACTCGTGTGA